The following nucleotide sequence is from Mytilus edulis chromosome 13, xbMytEdul2.2, whole genome shotgun sequence.
ATAACTCTTGTAACATTTGGTGCAGATAAGCCAAAAACATTAAGAACGCAAAAGGTGTCATTAAAGATCAGACTAAAAGATGGAGTTTGTATGCTTATTGATGCTAATGTTGTTCCTAAGATAACAGGATCAATACTAAGAAGACCTTTACAAATGGATGTATGTGAAAATGTGAAATACTTATGTAACAATCTGCAACTGGCTGACACACTGCCCAGTTGCTTAGAAAGTTCAACAATAGAGATTCTTATCGGAAATGATTATTATTTGGATATCATATTGCCACAGAAAATAGAAATTCAACAAGGGCTTTATCTACTTGGCTCTAAGCTAGGATGGATTCTTACAGGAAGGTCACAATTAAGTGATGAAGAAAGAGAGAACAAAATGACCATGACAGTAAATGGCTTATTATCTATAACAGAATGCTGTCTTCACTCTACAATTGACACATGTCTACAAATCAAGCCTTCCATTGAAGATTTCTGGAAATTGGAAACTTTTGGAATACAAGATTGTCCATATACATCAGACGACGAAAATACTTTGAGTAACTTTATCACCTCActcaaaatgaaaaatggaaGATATCAAGTAGCCTGGCCATGGAAAGAAAAATTACCGGAACTTCCTGAAAATAGGGAACTTGCATACGGAAGACTAAAGTCACTTTTTCAGAAAATGAAGAACAATCCTGACCTATTAAACAATTATGATGAGATTATTCAAGACCAGTGCAAAAAGGGCATCATAGAAAAGGTGTCAACCCAATGTAGTAAGGATACCGGAATCAAGCATTACATACCACATCATGCAGTAGTTGACCCAACCAAACCTACAACTAAAGTAAGGATAGTTTATGATGCGTCTGCCAAATCAAAACAAGAGAATAAAAGTTTGAATGATTGCCTGCACAGAGGACCTGTAATGTTACAAGATTTATGTGGACTCTTGTTGCGTTTTCGAATGAACAAAATTGCAGTAGTTGCTGATATTGAAAAGGCATTTCTCCAAATTGAACTACAAAAAAATGACAGAGATGCAACTAGATTTTTTTGGCTAAGAAACATTAATCATCCGACTGTAGAAAACAATGTACAAGTTTACAGATTTTGCAGAGTGCCATTTGGAGTTATATCAAGTCCTTCCCTACTTGCAGCAACTTTGGACTATCACCTTGACACATACAAAAATGCAACAGCAGCAAATATTAGAGAAAACATATATGTGGATAATGTAATTACTGGAGTAGATTCAACTGAGAATGCAGTTACATTATATAAAGAGGCAAAACAAATATTCAGTGATGCATCAATGAACTTAAGAGAATGGGCATCAAATTCacagaaatttttaaaatgcattcCCAAGGAAGATCAGGCGAATAGAGAAAAATTAAAGGTTCTTGGATTAACTTGGACAATAAAAGATGATACATTAACAGTGAACAGTGCAAGAAATGATAACATGTCTCCAATCACTAAACGAGAAGTATTACAGAGAGTGGCTTCTGTGTTTGATCCACTTGGATTTTTTACACCTGTGACTTTAAGAACCAAGCTTTTCCTCCAAATGTTGTGGAACAAGAAAATGGAATGGGATGAACAACTGACAGAGGAAGATATTCAGCAATGGAAAGAAATCTCTTTTGATTTAGATGAAATTCAGGAATATCATATTCCTAGAGCTATTGGGCTACCAGGTACAGTTACGTTCAGATTACTATGCTTTTGCGATGCTTCAACCAAAGCCTATGCTTCTGCTATTTATCTACATCAACTCAGGGAAGACAACTTATGTAAAATTGATTTACTGTTTTCCAAGACACGCTTGGTACCAAATAAGAAAATGACTTTACCACGACTTGAGTTATTAGCAGTTGTCATTGGTGTCCGTTGCATTGACTTTGTTAAGAAGCAATTAAAACTTCCTATCTGTGAGACGATTTTGTGGACAGATTCTCAATGTGTTTTACACTGGATAGGATCGAAAAAACCTCTAGCAACATTTGTTGATAATAGAATAAAGGAGATTAGGCAGCAACAAGACATTCAATTTCAGTACGTCTATACAAAGGAAAATCCAGCTGATATTGCAAGCAGAGGCACAACAGTATCGCTGTTAAAAGAAAACAGCCAATGGTGGCATGGTCCCTCTTGGTTAACTAAACACAGAACTGAGTGGCCTAGTTGGGATCCTCACAATATAAGTGTTGACAATCAAAATTCGATTGAATCAGAATACAAGGTATCTAAAGTATTACATGAAGCAAAATTGCTTGCTGGAGAGGGTCCTGACGGAGAAACAAACAGTGTTGGAAATTCGAAATCTAGTGTTGGGTATCTGTTAGACATTGATTGTAGCAGATTTTCCTCATTTATCCGCTTGATCAGAGTATCAGCTTGGGTATTGAGATTTGTTAAACGGTTAAAAAAAGAGACAATATCTGGTCCTCTAACAGCTGCAGAGCTAGAACATGCAAAGTTATTGTGgataaaatctattcaaaaacaatgttttggTGAAGTGATGATagcaattaaagaaaataaaagacaCAACTTAGTAAGTCAGTTAGGGCTCATTTTAGACCAGGAAAATGTGATCAGGTGTGTTGGTAGATTAGGAGCTGCTCAACTGTCAGAAGGGGCAAAAACACCAATATTACTTCCAAAGAAAAGCAAAGTTACTGAACTGTTAATTGAAAGCATGCACAGAAAAAACTATCATGTTGGTGTCTCACAAACTTTATCAGCGATGCGTCAAACGTACTGGATTCCACAAGGACGTTCAGAAGTAAAAAGAGTTTTGAGAAAATGTACAATCTGCAAACGGTGTGAAGGCGGACCATATAAAATGCCATTAATGCCTCCACTACCAAAGAAACGAGTAAACGAGTCAGCCCCATTTACATATACAGGAGTAGACTATTTTGGACCAATTTTTGTGAAATCAGACACTGGAAGCAAAAAAGTATGGGTTTGCTTATATACATGTCTAGTGGTTCGAGCCATACATATGGAATTAATGCAAGACATGTCAGCAGAGGAATTCTTACTAGGCTTTCGAAGATTCATTGCTCGCTGGGGTAACCCAAAACAAATAATTTCAGATAATGGATCCCAGTTCAAGTTAGCTAGCAAAACCTTAGAAGAAGCATGGAATGGTGTAACAGTCGATTCAGGTGTGCAAACATACATGGCAAATGAAGGAATTCAGTGGCAATTCATTGTTGAGTTGGCACCTTGGATGGGTGGATTTTATGAAAGATTAATTGGTATTGTGAAACGATGTTTACGGAAAACAATTGGAAAGTTATGTCtaacaaatgaacaatttagaACTCTCTTAGCTGAATCTGAAGCAGTGGTTAATTCTAGACCACTTGTTTATATTGGAGATGACATAAATTCCAATATTATTCTTACACCAGCACACTTTCTAACTCTGAATGCTAAAACAGGATTTCCAGATCATAACGAAGAAGATTCTACAGATCCAGAATATTTACCGCAAATCAGTAGTGCTAAAAAATTGCTATTGACATGGAAGAAAGGACAGAAACATCTAAATATGTTTTGGAAAACATGGAGAGATGAGTATCTCCTTAGTCTACGTGAAAGAACTGCCAAGAAACTAAGGAGTGGAAGAATTCAGAGCAAAACTCCAGCTAAGGTTGGTGACATAGTGTTAATTAAGGAAAACCTTCCACGAGGAAGTTGGAAAATTAGCCGTATATGTCAATTAGTAGTCAGTCGAGATGGTCAAATAAGATCTGGAAAAGTTATGCTACCTAATAAAAAGACATTAAACAGAGCTCTGAATATGCTTTATCCTATAGAATGTGAAGAGTTAGATGAGGGCTTAAAAAACTCAGATACGGAAAAGGATACTGAGTTGATAAATGACAATACTAGTGCTACAAGAGAGAGATCACAAAGACAAGCAGCCCGAATAGCAATGAAGAAGATACAAGAACAGTTGGAATCATGATAGACTTTCTTTGGCCTCTGGAGTGTTGCGAAAGTACGCAATTATAAAGACATTggacttttatcatgtttattttgacattgtgtatataaaattacattgttattttaattatagTAAATGAATcatactagaatattctagatgGATAGTGAAAGtacttgtatatatttatgttcaaGAAAGTGTTGGCAAATTCCGGAATTTACcctgttactaaaaatagattATTTATCATTTCTCTAGTTAATTATAGTTTGTTCTAGATTTGGAATGTTCTTATGATTTTAGTATATAAGTTAAGGGTTTTTATGGATAATTATCATTGTTAAAATAGTAGTAACAGAAGTATAGAAGTATTATCAGTTGAATTAGAAAGAAAAAGACGGATTACTCCAATGTGGTAtttattaacttttacaaactgtACATACTGTAAATAACTGTTAGTTATTTGGATTAAAGATATAAAAGGATTCCGTGTTAGTCTGATTTCGccacaaatacaaataaaaacacatacacaataatattgaaaaaaaacaaccttatAATTTCGTTTTATTAACTACGAATAGTATTTATATATGAAGGTCTTGACACGGGATCCTTCGTGTCTTTAACTTTGTACAAcatctttctctattctttatttacgTTGACCCTTATTCTTTATTCTCTATATTTTAGCacccttttttatatttattcattattcTCCATTCTTTATCTATTTTGCCCTTAATTCAGTAATTTCCCCCCAGTATTCTCTAATTTGTTTACCATCTAGACCCTCATAGATATATATTGCTGGAGGTATatcctttattttaaaagttatagcgcgatgattgaaaaaaaatatacataatccTTTTAATCCTAAAACATTCGCcgtattataaaaatatttttcaacgtttgaaaatttgttaaatcatatctggaatgaatgaatgaatattttcatGATAACACAATTTGAATATGTGCTTTAGATATAACCCTTTAAAATTGCCTATTTTATTTATGACTTACAATATTGTACCTACGATCAGAAAAATCATATTTGTAAAAGCTATGGTATAGACAAAAGGCAAAACTAAAACAAATTGCCTTTAAGATTTGATcgattacagctaatttcctaatgcatgtaaagcaaaactttgttggcttgcttgctttgtttgtattgttgttaatacaagctttgtaaataagattgacatctttaaacaatgtATATAgtcatagtttaacctgtatatattatatttgaatttaattgggtgttaacctaatgattgtacaatataaaaacaaagcaagcaagctaacttaAGTCTGGCTCTACATGctgtaggaaattagctgtaacatAATGATAAAAACGATCATGCCTAAAACAATGGCAACAAGACAAGACTGTGTTGGAAATTGTTAAGAAAGGAGCATTCATCTGTGTTGTcttttaacacaaattgaaagCTTGACGGCAAACACAATGGACATATAAGTTCATTACTGGATACAATATGACAATTTCTCGGTATTTCGTTTTCGATTGCTTATGTTATAGGTATAAAACATATTGCATTTGCTCAATTTAAGCAACAACACGAAAAAATAGCAAGTGTTAAATATATTCCTTATGAATCTTCTCCATAAATTGATTGTGGTATGGAGTTATACTGTCTTATATATCTTTGTGTATAGTGTTTCTTTCTATCTATAGTATCTTTATATACGGCAAAGTATATATGATAATCtacaaaatagttttattttcctGCAGAAACGACAAAAAATCCAATTGAACCTCCTCATGGGTTTTTGAATTATGAGATGATTACCAAactaaatatttcatgattatgtgattatttgataatcttgttaaaaataattaatgGTTACAAAtgtatgtgattatattggcaaaacatTAATGTGATTACTAAATAGTTGGATACCCCTATACCCCAGTTGGGCCTCCAAATTCAAACGAATTCTCTCTCCAAGGCCTAAACCTTCAATGCATCCAGATTCTCACCTGCTCATATTCAAATTTGATTATAGTAAGCCAATAAAGGGATATGCATAATAACCTCATTATGactttctaaatatatccaaTTTCAAAAACCATAAATTCGTAATTTTTTCACCCACTATTAAATACAggttatttaatataattatgaCACAACATTTTCTTTTAGatcacatttattttcattgaatGTTGAATTGAATTGAAAGTCATTAAATAATGCTGAATCGATCCCTTGGTGCAACTATAAgtgcaagtaattttttttacctCTATAAAtggtaaatatgatgccacactataataatctaaaaacgtgtctggaaaaataatgaaaaacagttcaatatcttgagaatggggcgacagaggatgatcgacctcgaaattttccggtactaagtggcaagttttagAGTATTGCccaaaatcttgtattaattttgtacttatcggccaaataatttaaagaattatctatcagaaaatcatttcttaaacggcaccctcatcaaatgagtggaaatgctttaaaatgaatgaattcttaacttgtttacttttttttctatttctctccgcttcgttagtacccaatttccggtggcgatcaCGGATGATACACAGTGTTATATATTCAACATATATAATTGTGCAAGTAAATATACGGTCAAAATGTATTCATATAATTATGCATTGGAGAAACTCAACCCAAGGGGGGTAAATGGTTTCTTTTATGTTGATATACTAGAAAACTCCGCCTTTTAAGAACAAAATCGAGATCCCAAATTTCACTTTTACATAAACCTTTGTTATATAGCAAATAGTTAAATTAGTCAATTTTAATGGGCAGAACCCATAACATTTAATTAAATCGTGTACCGTTATCAATTTAAACTAACAATTTGAAACCGAATTTAGAAttttattaatatgtttgacCGAAATTTACAAGTTAATATAGGGATAAAGCCCTAAGAATTGAAACAATATCGAAGGAAAAAAAGAGTGTTAATAGGAAATATTATGATATTGTGATATTGTGAGTTTTCATGGACTttttcaggagcctgtaattcagtggttgtcgtttgtttatgtgttacatatttgtttttcgtttatttttatgCCACACCtactatagtagaggggcattatgttttctggtctgtgcgtccgttcgtccgtccgttcgtccgtccgttcgttcatccgtccgtctgttcgttcgtccgtctgtcccgcttcaggttaaagtttttggtcaaggtagtttttgatgaagttgaagtccaatcgacttcaaacttagaatgcatgttccctatgatatgatctttttaattttaatgccaaattagagggtttaccccaatttcacggtccactgaacatagaaaatgataatgcaagtggggcattcgtgtactggggacacattcttgtttttacataaataaggccgttagttttctcgtttgaattgttttacattgtcttatcggggcctattatagctgactatgcggtatgggctttgctcattgttgaaggccgtacggtgacctatagttgttaatatctgtgtcattttggtcttttgtggatagttgtctcattggcaatcataccacatcttctttttataattttactttttcaatttaccttggagttcagtatttttgtagcTTTATTACAGAAGACACTCGCacacatatacacatgtatatatattaatgaaCAATATAATTATGAAATGGACATATCTTTACAACAAAAGACGAAAGATTGCAGGTGATGAACGATTTATTTGCTCTTTTCTATTTGTTGACAGTGTAATCCGATAGTTTCATAATTTAATTCTCGTAATCATCTTCTAAACCGTGTTAAATTCGAGACAAATTATCTTATGTTAATTTTCAATGATGGCTTTGTACATATGAGGAGATACCTTACgtaacattattattcttatgaaaaacaacaaattctcctttgtttaaaaaaaaaatacgagaAAGTATTTTGCTTGTATCCATAGAACATCGTCATTTATAAGTACGTAAGGCGACAACAAAAGAGATCACATCCTATTTgggtaaattttatttttaaaagaatacgGATTAATGTTGTACATATCCCATTAAAATTTCATGATATTTAAACTGTTTCAAACGACAACGTTATACATATAGTA
It contains:
- the LOC139500333 gene encoding uncharacterized protein; amino-acid sequence: MCEIASSEENVPENSLLSSGDIVLMQTAQTTVSNTEVNETEVVRLLMDSGSQRTYITENLAKRLNLKKKATEEITLVTFGADKPKTLRTQKVSLKIRLKDGVCMLIDANVVPKITGSILRRPLQMDVCENVKYLCNNLQLADTLPSCLESSTIEILIGNDYYLDIILPQKIEIQQGLYLLGSKLGWILTGRSQLSDEERENKMTMTVNGLLSITECCLHSTIDTCLQIKPSIEDFWKLETFGIQDCPYTSDDENTLSNFITSLKMKNGRYQVAWPWKEKLPELPENRELAYGRLKSLFQKMKNNPDLLNNYDEIIQDQCKKGIIEKVSTQCSKDTGIKHYIPHHAVVDPTKPTTKVRIVYDASAKSKQENKSLNDCLHRGPVMLQDLCGLLLRFRMNKIAVVADIEKAFLQIELQKNDRDATRFFWLRNINHPTVENNVQVYRFCRVPFGVISSPSLLAATLDYHLDTYKNATAANIRENIYVDNVITGVDSTENAVTLYKEAKQIFSDASMNLREWASNSQKFLKCIPKEDQANREKLKVLGLTWTIKDDTLTVNSARNDNMSPITKREVLQRVASVFDPLGFFTPVTLRTKLFLQMLWNKKMEWDEQLTEEDIQQWKEISFDLDEIQEYHIPRAIGLPGTVTFRLLCFCDASTKAYASAIYLHQLREDNLCKIDLLFSKTRLVPNKKMTLPRLELLAVVIGVRCIDFVKKQLKLPICETILWTDSQCVLHWIGSKKPLATFVDNRIKEIRQQQDIQFQYVYTKENPADIASRGTTVSLLKENSQWWHGPSWLTKHRTEWPSWDPHNISVDNQNSIESEYKVSKVLHEAKLLAGEGPDGETNSVGNSKSSVGYLLDIDCSRFSSFIRLIRVSAWVLRFVKRLKKETISGPLTAAELEHAKLLWIKSIQKQCFGEVMIAIKENKRHNLVSQLGLILDQENVIRCVGRLGAAQLSEGAKTPILLPKKSKVTELLIESMHRKNYHVGVSQTLSAMRQTYWIPQGRSEVKRVLRKCTICKRCEGGPYKMPLMPPLPKKRVNESAPFTYTGVDYFGPIFVKSDTGSKKVWVCLYTCLVVRAIHMELMQDMSAEEFLLGFRRFIARWGNPKQIISDNGSQFKLASKTLEEAWNGVTVDSGVQTYMANEGIQWQFIVELAPWMGGFYERLIGIVKRCLRKTIGKLCLTNEQFRTLLAESEAVVNSRPLVYIGDDINSNIILTPAHFLTLNAKTGFPDHNEEDSTDPEYLPQISSAKKLLLTWKKGQKHLNMFWKTWRDEYLLSLRERTAKKLRSGRIQSKTPAKVGDIVLIKENLPRGSWKISRICQLVVSRDGQIRSGKVMLPNKKTLNRALNMLYPIECEELDEGLKNSDTEKDTELINDNTSATRERSQRQAARIAMKKIQEQLES